The Primulina tabacum isolate GXHZ01 chromosome 16, ASM2559414v2, whole genome shotgun sequence genome window below encodes:
- the LOC142528494 gene encoding uncharacterized protein LOC142528494 — translation MSSQSPRNGQTFKRPNQSGGPSKGPLPATNYQAIKPCPTCHLRHLGECRRVSGVCFGCGKPGHRMAECPDATNRTTGPGKGDGSNSGVNANKPRENKPNARVFAITQEEADDANDVVSGMDWLAKNSAMVDCKGKRVKLRTPDQEEVVFQGKSKEQKSLLSASQAWKAMKSGEDIYLAMISEVKEKVELKLEDIPIVREFPDVFPEELSRTVPNREVVFEINLVPGAAPISKTPYRMAPVELKELKEQLQELLDKRQIRPSYHQLKVRAENIPKTAFRTRYGHYEFTVIPFGLTNAPAAFMDLMNRVLKPFLYQFIVVFIDDILVYSPDETSHEEHLHLALQTLRENKLYAKFSKCEFWLRSVSFLGHVISKEGVSVDPRKVNSITEWPKPKNATDIRSFLGLTGYYRKFVEGFSSIAMPLTKLTQKNSKFIWNEDCEKSFQTLKEKLASTPVLILPAENKDFTIYSDASKDGLGCVLKQEGRETVKLNQDRDPILAKLKEQVREGKSQDHQIDDKGTLWMKGRLCVPDSDNLRQEIMAEAHKSKFSVHPGSTKMYRDLKNNFWWNGMKRDVAEFVSRCQMTVDKVRIVRERLKAAQNRQKSWQILKEGLYSSTWARRLM, via the exons ATGAGTAGTCAATCCCCACGTAACGGTCAAACTTTCAAGAGGCCTAACCAGTCTGGTGGACCATCAAAAGGGCCTTTGCCTGCCACAAACTACCAAGCTATTAAGCCTTGCCCAACGTGCCACTTACGACACCTGGGAGAGTGTCGTAGAGTGAGCGGTGTCTGCTTTGGATGCGGGAAACCAGGACACCGTATGGCAGAATGTCCAGACGCCACCAACAGAACAACTGGACCGGGTAAAGGAGACGGGTCAAACTCAGGGGTGAACGCCAATAAGCCACGGGAGAACAAACCAAATGCCAGGGTGTTTGCAATAACGCAAGAGGAGGCAGACGACGCGAACGATGTCGTGTCAG gaatggattggttagcaaaAAACAGTGCGATGGTAGATTGTAAGGGAAAGAGAGTCAAACTCCGAACCCCAGATCAGGAGGAAGTCGTCTTTCAGGGTAAATCCAAGGAGCAAAAGTCACTGCTTTCCGCCTCTCAagcttggaaagccatgaaatccGGAGAGGACATCTACCTAGCAATGATCAGTGAAGTAAAAGAAAAAGTCGAGTTGAAACTGGAGGACATCCCGATAGTGAGAGAGTTCCCAGATGTTTTTCCAGAAGAGCTCTCGAGGACGGTCCCGAACCGCGAAGTGGTTTTCGAGATCAATCTGGTTCCCGGTGCTGCTCCAATCTCTAAAACaccttacagaatggcaccagtcGAACTCAAAGAGCTAAAagaacaactccaagaattgctagataaGAGGCAAATTCGACCGA GTTACCATCAattgaaggtcagggctgaaaATATCCCCAAAACAGCCTTtcgaaccagatatgggcattatgaattcacAGTGATaccttttggtctgactaacgcaccggcagcattcatggacctgatgaacAGAGTATTAAAGCCATTCTTGTATCAGTTCatagtggtattcatcgacgacatcCTCGTCTATTCCCCTGATGAGACGAGCCACGAAGAGCACCTTCACCTTGCTCTGCAAACTTTAAGAGAGAATAAGCTCTATGCcaagtttagcaagtgtgaattctggctaagGAGTGTGTCATTTCTAGGACACGTGATATCAAAAGAAGGAGTGTCAGTGGATCCAAGGAAAGTAAATTCAATTACAGAATGGCCAAAACCGAAGAACGCCACCGACATCAGAAGCTTTCTTGGATTGACAGGTTACTACCGGAAGTTTGTTGAAGGGTTCTCCTCGATAGCCATGCCACTGACGAAACTCACACAGAAAAATTCTAAATTCATCTGGAAtgaagattgtgagaagagTTTCCAGACACTGAAAGAGAAACTCGCATCTACGCCAGTATTGATCCTGCCTGCAGAGAATAAAGATTTCACTATTTACAGTGACGCCTCTAAGGACGGTCTAGGATGCGTACTAAAGCAAGAAGGAAGG gagaccgtcaagttaaaccaaGATCGAGACCCGATACTGGCCAAACTTAAGGAGCAAGTCAGAGAAGGGAAGTCTCAGGATCATCAGATTGATGACAAGGGAACCTTATGGATGAAAGGAAGACTGTGTGTGCCCGACAGcgataaccttcgccaagaGATAATGGCAGAGGCGCACAAGTCAAAATTCTCAGTCCATCCaggcagtacaaagatgtacagagaCCTCAAGAATAATTTCTGGTGGAATGGCATGAAAAGAGATGTAGCTGAATTCGTCTCCAGATGTCAG ATGACAGTGGACAAGGTTAGAATTGTCCGGGAGAGGCTCAAGGCAGCTCAAAACCGACAGAAGAGCTGGCAGATCTTAAAAGAAGGCCTCTATAGTTCAACGTGGGCGAGAAGGCTTATGTGA